Below is a window of Meleagris gallopavo isolate NT-WF06-2002-E0010 breed Aviagen turkey brand Nicholas breeding stock unplaced genomic scaffold, Turkey_5.1 ChrUn_random_7180001869762, whole genome shotgun sequence DNA.
GCCCCACGCTGATGTTGCACGTCTTGCAGCTCGGGTCCTTCTTGGCGTTGGCGGTGGAGAGGCTCATCAGCTGATGGCCGCTGATCTCCCCCAGCGCTCCCAGGCTCAGGTCCACCGGTTCGGTGTAAATCACCTCCAGGATGCTGTCCTGAGCGTGTCGGTACACCAACTCGCCTTCCTCCACGCTGCACGTCAGGAATTTGTTGCACGCAATGTCCAGCTGCGGCAGGCGCTCCCTGCAGAACGCGTCCCCGCTGGATCCCTTGGGCGCCAGCACCAACACCACGTAGTGGTACGCCGTGTACATGCAGTAAAAGTCCGCGAAGTAGAGGTTGGTGTTGGGGTTGAAGAGGCGCTGAGCCGGGATTTGGAAGCGGTAGCGGCCGTAGGGGGAGtcctgggggggctgccccgTGTTGAACTCCGTGTTGCAGCTGAAGAAGATGCCGTGCAGCATCCCGCTGGTCGGGGAGCCGTGGCTGCCGCTGCTGTCCTTCAGGGACGGCTTCATCACGTTCCCGCAGTGCATCCTGAGGGGGGGCGGCGGGGTCACGNNNNNNNNNNNNNNNNNNNNNNNNNNNNNNNNNNNNNNNNNNNNNNNNNNNNNNNNNNNNNNNNNNNNNNNNNNNNNNNNNNNNNNNNNNNNNNNNNNNNNNNNNNNNNNNNNNNNNNNNNNNNNNNNNNNNNNNNNNNNNNNNNNNNNNNNNNNNNNNNNNNNNNNN
It encodes the following:
- the LOC104916103 gene encoding phytanoyl-CoA hydroxylase-interacting protein, translating into MHCGNVMKPSLKDSSGSHGSPTSGMLHGIFFSCNTEFNTGQPPQDSPYGRYRFQIPAQRLFNPNTNLYFADFYCMYTAYHYVVLVLAPKGSSGDAFCRERLPQLDIACNKFLTCSVEEGELVYRHAQDSILEVIYTEPVDLSLGALGEISGHQLMSLSTANAKKDPSCKTCNISV